The genomic region cccagaacaacatcaaaaggaccttgtgaagatgctggaggaaacaggtacaaaagtatctatttccacagtaaaacgagtcctaaatcgacataacctgaaaggccgctcagcaaggaagaagccactgctccaaaaccgccataaaaaaagccagactacggtttgcacctgcacatggggacaaagattgtactttttggagaaatgtcctctggtctgatgaaacaaaaataaaattgtttggccataatgaccatcgttatgtttggaggaaaaaggggatggcttgcaagccgaagaacaccatcccatccgtgaagcaagggggtggcagcatcatgctgtgggggtgctttgctgcaggagggactgatgtgcttcacaaaatagatggcatcatgaggaaggaaaattatgttgatatattgaagcaacatctcaagacatcagtcaggaaatttaaagcttggtcgcaaatgggtcttccaaatggacaatgactccaagcatacttccaatgttgtggcaaaatggcttaaggacaacaaagtcaaggtattgcagtggccatcacaaagccctgacctcaatcctatagaacatttgtgggcagaactgaaaaagcgtgtgtgagcaaggaggcctacaaacctgactcagttacaccagctctgtcaggaggaatgggccaaaattcacccaatttattgtgggaagcttgtggaaggttacccgaaacgtttgacccaagttaaacaatttaaaggcaatgctaccaaatactaattgagtgtatatcaacttctgacccactgggaatgtgatgaaagaaataaaagctgaaataaatcattctctctactattattctgacattttacattcttaaaataaagtggtgatcctaactgacctaagacagggcatttttactaggattaaatgtcaggaattgtgaaaaactgagtttaaatgtatttggctaaggtgtatgtaaacttccgacttcaactgtataatctGTAGGTATAATCTGTagctttctgtaggtataatctgtagctttctgtaggtataatCTGTAGCTTTCTTTAGGTAAAATCTGTAGTTTTCTGTTGGTATAATCTGTagctttctgtaggtataatctgtaactgtcacggattctgccgaggctgctcctcctccttgctcgggcaggcttcggcgttcgttgtccccggagtactagctactgccaatcgatgtttcggtgtttgtcttgttttgtcttaaccagcatggcaaccacagcattctgcagcgatacacctgttgtctattatgtttgattgtttagcctataatttcccttgtctcacgtttgggcatttgtgtgttattgttgtatGTCATGTCGATGTTCGGCCTTGCTATTTGTCCATATTACGCATATGGTATTTTTCCCTCCAGTTGTGGAGACGTTTGTTTTTGTGCTTTACAGTTAGTAAAGTAGTcaacctgattctctgtgtcctgcgtctgacttctctcgccgcgtacacatcaccttCTGACAGTAGCTTTCTTTAGGTAAAATCTGTAGTTTTCTGTAGGTATAATCTGTagctttctgtaggtataatttgtatttctcaatattcagctcaatagcaactattttacaaccaagATATTTGATATGGCTTTGAGATACAGTATGTCTTACTTAACTGCTGACAATTAACAAGCTTTCAGAAAGAAGCCATATGCAGTGTTTCATAGTGTTAATCATCATTGTACTTGAACCATCATCAAGTCGTCGTAGACTGTGAGATACACAATTCTCCCTTACCTTCCAAAAAACGATTCACTGTGACGATGACGACCCCTGGCTCCTTCTCGGTGTTCATCTCACTGTCAACATTGACGTTTTGTCAGTCACTTCAGAGTAAGAGGTTGCTGGACACAGAACAGAAATACTATGTGAAGCTATGAGACGGTGTGGCAGAGACTCGTGAGGCTTTGTGGGATGTGTAGCATGAGTGGTTACTGTCACAAAGCCAGCAAGGCCCCACAGGTAGAGAGGACTACCAATGAATAACATTTCAGTCTTCTTAACCAATCACAGTGGAGTTGGTCACTTATGCTTGGGGGGCACTTAGCTGCAATGGCACCTAGCAACCTGTGCAATGGCACTTATTAACCTGTGATGTAACAAATCCTAAATTCCATCAAAGACACTCTTTGAGGGGTGGGGTGTGCAGCCATATACATTGAGCAAACAGTAACACCTTCAATGGCTAACATTCTAGTTTTTTCTAGTGCTTTTCTCAAATGTTCTTACTCAGTTTGTTTCGTGCATTACTTCATACACCCGGGTAGAATTATTGGAATATGAATCGCTGGGTACTCACTGTCTACCCGACCTTAACAAATTCCTGGAGACGGCGAAATAAtggtcacagttgtaaatatgtacactaccagtcaaatgtttgaacacacctactcattcaagggtttttctttatttttactattttctacattgtagaggaatattgaagacatcaaaactatgaaataacacatatggaatcatgtagtaacccaaaaagtgttaaacaaataaaaatagccaccctttgccttgatgacatctttgcacattcttggcattctctcaaccagcttcatgaggtagtcacctggaatgcatttcaattaacaggtgtgccttcttaaaagttaatttgtggaatttctttccttcttaatgcgtttgagccaatcagttgtgttgtgacaaggtagatacagaagatagccctatttggtaaaagtccaaatccatattatggcaagaacagctcaaataagcaaagagaaacaacagtccatcattacatgtatttgtgagatgcggtgtgggtgaacggatgatctccgcatgtgtatttcccaccgtaaagcatggaggaggaggtgttatggtgtgggggtgctttgctggtgacactgtctgtgatttgtttagaattcaaggcacacttaaccagcatggcaaccacagcattctgcagcgatacgccatcccatctggtttgggtttagcgggactatcatttgtttttcaacaggacaatgacccaacacacctacaggctgtgtaagggctattttaccaagaaggagagtgatggaatgccgcatcagatgacctggcctccacaatgccCCGAccacaaccaaattgagatggtttgggatgagtcggaccgcagagtgaaggaaaagcagccaacaagtgctcagcatatgtcggAACTCCTTCAAATGACTAAATAAAAATCTAATCCAGAATGCTTTCAACATACTTATGTTGCCACCCATGGAGTTTATCTCCCACACGTGGAACATTTCTCAGATAAAACTACAGCTATGTCAGCCTAAAATACAATACTTTCAAACTCACCACTATTgaagtaaacaaaacaaaacaatgtgtTAGCATGAACCCAGGTCACCTCAAACCTCCCCAAAATCTCACACCTTTCCCAGAGCCCCCCCTTGGCACCCTTCTGCAGCCCcagaccccccccacccccctctcagcCCACCCGTACCCCTGGAGGGTAGCACTCGTGGAAAGTTGTGCCATTGGTCTCTCAGCTGCTTTGTAGTATTTTTAGGTCAGTCATCCCCTCGCCGTGGAAACCCTACACATCCCAGCCCTAGGGAGAGACACATGGAGTATAAAACAGACACAGGTTCGGGAGGTGAGATCTGCCAAGACATAGATGGAGAGAGCACACAGGTTgtaggacacagacagacagacagacagacagacagacagacagacagacagacagacagacagacagacagacagacagacagacagacagacagacagacagacagacagacagacagacagacagacagacagacagacagacagacagacagatttacTATTGCTGACAAAGCATCAACACCAGGTAGGAATACTTTATCTCTATTggtatccccattagctgacaccatgaggacagctaatcttcctggggtccatacaCACAACAAAAAGACATTATTCTCTTACGATTTTAGGATTTATCGAGATCAtcacttttattttttttgtgatccaattgacattttagtcatttagcagacgctcttatccagagcgatttacaattagtgagtgcatacatttttcatactggccccccgtgggcatggtgtgtgtgtttactgctgGACATTATTATGATTCATTTGCAAGTTATTATCTGTATAGTTCAGTTTGAGGTTATCATGAAACTCTGCAAGCTGCTGCGATAAGACAAAGGGCTCAATTCAATCTGTTGCGCTGAAGATCCACTTTAGAGCGCGATTGACAATTAAAGGCAAAGTTCCCGCGGTCGTGgaaactgcattcacggtaaacgctgcatatgtcggctcaatcggaaattacctttaaatttgAACTCAGATCTTCCACGATACTttggcgatacggattgaatccagccctaacATAGACTAACATAAGACTAACtctacagactacagactgcTGCTATAAGATTAACATAGCACACTAAAACAACATAATCTGAACATAGCACAAATAATTTGCAGCTCACATATTGCTGTCACGTTTTCATAAACACACAGAGAAAAACTTGTATTTGATCTTAATTAGCTTGTCAAGTGCAATAGCATGGGCTCTCTTTGTAATGACTTCCTCTGTCATTTATTTACGGAAGTATATTTGTGTGTATAAAgggcatatttacattttagtcatttagcagacgctcttatccagagcgacttacagttagttagtgagtgcatacattttcatactggccccccgtgggaaacaaacccacaaccctggcattgcaagcgccatgctctaccaactgagctacaggggactacatatgAGTTCAGATGTATGGAGGAAGTAGATATCATAGAGCTACTATTTACCCACACTATCTATAGCAACCATCTGCCTTCAGGTATAATCTGATACATATTGTTTTTATCCAGCAGCATTACCTTGAGTTAGCCTAGAGTGTGGACCTTCCTTTTCACACCATTGTCTTTTTTGAAGATTCCAAGTTTCACTCTGAATTTAAGATGATTTGCCCTTCACTTCACAGTGGAGAGGTGCAGATTCAAATAACTTTCACTCTTATTACAGTGTTATTATTTACACCTCTGTTTCCCAGGCTCAGTTTTAGTTGGTTTAATATTGCATCTTTAATTAATTGTTATTTTTCTCTTTCAGTTTTCTGCTCCGATATAACCAAAACTGGAAACGATGGGCAATATTCTTCACATGAGGTCTGTAGAGGTCCCATTCCCAAAGATATCCCACAACCACCGCAGCGTCTATTGCCCCCTCCCTACCAACAGCCACCTACAGCACTACTGctacaacagcaacaacagcaacaacagcaacaacactaAAGTGACCGAGGAGGAGTCCTACCCTCTGGCCACGCAGAAGACTTCAGGTCAGGAGGTCAAAACTGGGGAAAGTGGTGAAAAGAAAGCCTCCAAACCCCAAGATGGCTGCTCTAAAGACACCTCAAAAACAACGTCAGACGACAAACAAAGTCTGCCGGTCGTCCAGCAAGAGTGGAAGCTGGAGACTCTGTCACAAAATAACATCAACAATATCATGAAAAGCCACATAACTGTAGCGTCAAACGTAGCAACCAAAACGACAGTGGCAACTGTTGCCAGTGCGGCCCAGTCCAAGGCTAGTTCTAGTGTTCTAGTTCTGTGTCAGAAATGGGCTGCCATGGAGTCGGAGGCCCAGAGACCCATGGCCAAGCGGCAGCTGTCGGATGAGAGCGCTGCCTGCTCCCTCAGGGTGGTGAAGAAGAGTActttgaggagggaggaggtgcaGAGTGAGGTGGAGGGAAGAGCCCCGGTGAAGCCCAAACACAGTATAGTGAAGAGTGGAAGCATCTCAAAAAAAAAGCTCAGAAAGGAGCTCTTTGCCACAACAGAGGTCTTCAGCAGGGTGGATAACCATGCCATCAATACTGGAAAAGTGAGTTTCtaatactgtagtgtttttaTGCATAGGCTACAACTGTGTaaatatgtgtgtctgtgcgtgtgtatattgtatatacttttgtatatttgTGCACGTAAATgcttgagtgagtgtgtgtgtgtgtgtgtgtgtgtgtgtgtgtgcatttacgTTTCTTTTTCTCCATAACTCCTGTTTGTTTTGCAGTTGCGCAGTCAAAGGATCTTCTCAGTTCCGACCATCACCCAGACCATCACAGAAGGAGCGCAGAATGAGCTGGAGAAACTGAGAGCCATCTGGATCTGGCTCTGCCACAACATCggtcagtaacacacacacacacacacacatgcacacacacacacacacacacacacacacacttctaacaGCCATACACTCGCACACACCTTCTCAGTTATCCAACCCACGGCTTACTCACGACAGTGCAGCAACACTGCAGCAACCTGCCAACAACATGACACCACTATAACACTGTGCATCAGTGGGCTTTACTCTAGAGCCACATACTATAAGGCAAGAGCTGGTCTCATTAGGCTCTTTACCATACTAGACATACATCACAAACTTTCCATCCCTACACAGCTGTCCTAACAATGCTACCATAAGGTCTTTCCCCTGCGTATATACAGGGATCAGCTGGTAGCGGATGGGACCTTGCGGTTCAACCAAACGAGGAGAGCCGTTCATTAAGATAGACATTCATCTCACTCTGGGTCCACTGGAAATGTTTATGAAATAGCCGCACACAGTTTCAGTCTGACGTGATAAGTGGCCTCTTTATCTAATGAAATAGGCAAGCAGTCCCGTGGTTATAGTGTGGGATTAAATCATTAtaattcaatttaaattacacTGTATCTTTTTTCACGTCTCGATGTAAGACATGGAGTTTTTCCAGGAAAGCTGATTGCAGAGTGAACTCAAAACCTTTATCGTGACATTTTGAGTTATGCAAGGTAGTGGCATAATTCTTGACATGTCCTTCCCTGGGCGGTTCTTTTTGCAGAGTACGACGTGAGTGGCTATCTTGGCCTGACGGACAAGCTGTGCTCCCCAGACAGGGTCATTGAGACGGGTCGGGGCGTGTGCTGTGGATACTCCAGCGTCTGCATGCAGATGTGCCAGTAAGACAGCATTTGGACCATTGAAAAATACTCTTATATGTCTTTATaaatggtaaaaataaaataaaaacatcgaACACATTGACAATTGAGTGGTCTTAAACTGCATGCCATCGCCAGTAATAGACACCTCAGGCACTCCACCCTTACATGTTTCGTGCTTCGTTGCAGGGAGGCAGGAATCGAATGCCAAGAGGTGTCTGGCCATGGCAAAGGTATTGGGTACAGGCAAGGCCAGAGCTACCAAAACACCAAGTCCCTCCACATGTGGAATGCAGTGAAACTGGGAGGCCACTGGTATCTACTGGACGCCTGTTGGGGAGCAGGGAGAGTAGACATGGACAACAAAGCCTTTATTAAGAGGTGAATATGAGTTCCTAGTAAAGCAATTGGCCTACATGATTGCTAACTGTGCTAGCACAGAGTTAAGTACATACTATACTGTTGAGCACAACCTTTATTATGTTGACAAGCTGCCAACAGATGCAATTGAATCACTAAGAATAGCAAAAAAAACTAGTGTCTGATTAGCTATTCTAAAATAAGCCCTGTGGGTTATTCATGCATGGAATGTCTCCATATTAAGAACCGTGTTGCTTGATAATGATGAAAACAAGTAATGATGATTGCCACTCATTACAAAGGCTATTTTTGTAATGGACCACTTCTAACAAGGTGGTCCACAGGACCATACATACAACAGTGCTAGTGCCAAATAAGCCCGGAATTATctcactacactcttagaaaaaattgttccaaaagggttcttcggctgtccccaaatgacaacactttttggttccaggtagaatacTTTTtagttccagatagaacccttttgggttccatgtagaaccctctgtggaaagggctctacatggaaccttaaagggttctacctggaaccaaaaagggttcttcaaggTGTTCTCCTATGGCGagagccaaagaacccttttaggttcaagATACcatctttttttctaagagtgtacttgtggaatttatttcaaaAAACCTTCTGAAAACTACTGCAACATCTCCCAAGCGTTGTCGCTTTCAATTAGCATTTGGATTAGCATTAGCGTTTCTGCTATTAAGCCATTCTCCTTGTCGTCCAGGTACGATGACTTCTACTTCCTGACAGACCCTGAGGACTTCATCAACTCCCACTGTCCAGATGAGCAAGAGTGGCAGCTGCTGGACAATCCCATCCCACTGGAGGAGTTTGAGAAGAGGGTTCTAAAGACCTCGGAGTTCTACAGACTGGGCCTGACCCTCCTCCACCCCAAACACTTCCTGCTGGTCACAGGTCAGTCCCACATCCATATAGAACCAAAATGGCGGCACAGTCCATAAAAACCTGGAGACTAGTGCTCAAGGTTGAATTATACAGTATAAACGGTATGGCTAACACTTCGGGAAAGTGGACACTGTTCACAGCAGTTATTCACAGTTAGTCATAAATTAGTTGTAGATGAATATGTGTTAAAGAGTTACCATCATTCAGGCCTATACAATATGTTGATTCAAATTGCTGTTTCTGTACAGAAAATGGTGAGGCCTCGGTGTCCATGAAGTTCACCAAGCCTGTCGACTTCACCTACCAGATCTCTCAGCGGAACGGCTGTGGACCCAAAGCAGTCAACAGCTCGTCTGGCCTGCTCACTGTGACCCGGGAGAGCATGAGGTTACGACTGCTGCCCCCTACAGGTGGCACGTATGACGTCATGATCTTTGCCCGGCCAGGTAACAACTCAGGGACGTTCAGCTGGGTCTGCTCCCTCCTGGTGGAGTGTCCAGAACAGAAACCAATGGAAGAACTCCCTGAGAACCCCTTCTTGTCCTGGGGTCTGCAGCGGAACGCAGAGAGCCTGGGAGTGAAGAAGTGCAGCAACGGGGCAGAGGCTGCAGTGTCGAAGACTGGCTCCTTCGAGCTGGTCCTGCACACCTCCAGACCACTCATGATGCTGTGTGAACTGACCCACAAAGACCTTGACCCGTCCATAGCCAAGAGGTGTCTGGCCACTCAAATCCAATCTGACCACCTCACCTGTAATGTCCTCTGTCCCTATCTAGGTTACTATAGGTTGTCTGTGTTTGTTCGTGACTACGAGCGGCCCCAAGACGGCTTCAAGAACGGAGGCAACTTCCTCTTGCGCTGCACAGAAGGCGCTATCAACCTCAACGAGCTCTTCCCCCCTGCCCTTAGCACTGCCTGTGGGCCTGGAATCCGGACGCAAGACGCCGGCCTCTCCAAGTTCAGCCACACGGGGGTGCTGGTGAGCACCCAGCAAGGCAAATGCAACATTACCTTCCAAAACCAACAAGACCTGGAGCTCCACGCTGTGCTGTTCAAGGAACAACGCAAGAGACTGGGGCACCCACTCTCCCGGCACATCTTCTTCACCTACAACAGCAGCAAAGTGACCATCAGCGTGGCCCTACCCGAGGCCGGAGTCTACAAGCTGGGCCTTTACGCCAAGTCCTCCACTGACCAGGACTTCAGAATGCTATGTGACTTTGTGCTGCGCAACAGCTCAGAGAGCAGCTGGCCTCCGTTCCCCTGCACCTACACAGCCTggcagaggggtagtgtgctgtTCGAGCCCCGCGGGGGTCTCCTGGAGCCCCTGTCCTGGGTGCATTTCAGGGTCAGGGTTCCCGGGGCCCAGAGGGTGAGCGTGCTGGGGGAGCAGCTGATGGAGCTGCAGCTCAATAAGAGCcgtgtgtgggagggagaggtGTTCACCGGGGCCAACATGTCTCAGCTCAAACTGGCAGCCAGTGGGGGTGGAGGTGGCTCCACTGACATGGCCATTATCATGTCTTTCGACGTGCTGAGCCAGCAGAACGAAATGTAAAGCGATAAGCAGGTGGGCGGGGAGACAAGGGATTACTAAGAGACTGTATAAACAGGTATTTTACCATACCCTTGTTGAAGCACAGTAAAGCACGGATGGGTTAGGCTCTAGGAATAAGGTGCTCTATCAGAAATATCTTGGTTTGACACAGGTACTGAATGCCATAAATGTGAAATTATTTGTAGCTTTTGTTGCTGGATCTGATTTGTTTGTTTAGTTCATAAGAAAATGATATCTGATTATGCCTCAAAGTGTCCCTGCAAGGTGCTGTATG from Coregonus clupeaformis isolate EN_2021a chromosome 3, ASM2061545v1, whole genome shotgun sequence harbors:
- the ky gene encoding hillarin; amino-acid sequence: MGNILHMRSVEVPFPKISHNHRSVYCPLPTNSHLQHYCYNSNNSNNSNNTKVTEEESYPLATQKTSGQEVKTGESGEKKASKPQDGCSKDTSKTTSDDKQSLPVVQQEWKLETLSQNNINNIMKSHITVASNVATKTTVATVASAAQSKASSSVLVLCQKWAAMESEAQRPMAKRQLSDESAACSLRVVKKSTLRREEVQSEVEGRAPVKPKHSIVKSGSISKKKLRKELFATTEVFSRVDNHAINTGKLRSQRIFSVPTITQTITEGAQNELEKLRAIWIWLCHNIEYDVSGYLGLTDKLCSPDRVIETGRGVCCGYSSVCMQMCQEAGIECQEVSGHGKGIGYRQGQSYQNTKSLHMWNAVKLGGHWYLLDACWGAGRVDMDNKAFIKRYDDFYFLTDPEDFINSHCPDEQEWQLLDNPIPLEEFEKRVLKTSEFYRLGLTLLHPKHFLLVTENGEASVSMKFTKPVDFTYQISQRNGCGPKAVNSSSGLLTVTRESMRLRLLPPTGGTYDVMIFARPGNNSGTFSWVCSLLVECPEQKPMEELPENPFLSWGLQRNAESLGVKKCSNGAEAAVSKTGSFELVLHTSRPLMMLCELTHKDLDPSIAKRCLATQIQSDHLTCNVLCPYLGYYRLSVFVRDYERPQDGFKNGGNFLLRCTEGAINLNELFPPALSTACGPGIRTQDAGLSKFSHTGVLVSTQQGKCNITFQNQQDLELHAVLFKEQRKRLGHPLSRHIFFTYNSSKVTISVALPEAGVYKLGLYAKSSTDQDFRMLCDFVLRNSSESSWPPFPCTYTAWQRGSVLFEPRGGLLEPLSWVHFRVRVPGAQRVSVLGEQLMELQLNKSRVWEGEVFTGANMSQLKLAASGGGGGSTDMAIIMSFDVLSQQNEM